From a single Miscanthus floridulus cultivar M001 chromosome 8, ASM1932011v1, whole genome shotgun sequence genomic region:
- the LOC136476062 gene encoding uncharacterized protein, which produces MFLLFLGARLSSMAPIGAILSQQLWEYLTGERTCPQRPALPRPPTYPPDVADDAKSALLEVFETEMEDYQSDLGVYETWLREEACAKAILVASIEVDLSGSLRGLSTTYLMWAHLCRSYETCNEAMYLAIVEEAQALRQLGSTVEDFHRQMSAIWHCLDSLGAEFCSAGTCRCCERHRSQRETLRLHEFLSRLRPEFASVRAQLLTRRPCPSLFEAMPELQAEETCLRIANVSSAQQQPSMLAAMPSQVSSPPPSLMPPPSLVAAGTSSGVLCGYCKWLGHDKWACHKKKHDRNRKGRRSSTPHATHSVSAAEQEILALFRRLATATQTSAHGTTVQAFVSTLTPHHPDRRWHVSSYCWIWHSLYFIFFIFLKETSSFSCPFCFAYS; this is translated from the exons ATGTTTCTTCTGTTCCTCGGTGCCCGGTTGTCTTCAATGGCACCAATTGGAGCTATTTTGTCTCAGCAGCTTTGGGAGTATCTTACGGGTGAGCGGACATGTCCACAACGTCCTGCTCTTCCCAGGCCGCCCACCTATCCGCCGGATGTTGCTGATGACGCTAAGAGTGCTTTGCTTGAGGTGTTTGAGACTGAGATGGAGGACTACCAATCTGATCTCGGTGTCTACGAGACTTGGCTGCGTGAGGAAGCATGTGCCAAGGCCATCTTGGTTGCGAGCATTGAGGTCGACCTCTCGGGGTCCCTCAGGGGCCTCTCTACTACATACCTGATGTGGGCTCACCTTTGCCGTAGTTACGAGACTTGTAACGAGGCAATGTACCTTGCTATCGTCGAGGAAGCTCAGGCGCTTCGCCAGCTTGGCTCCACTGTTGAGGACTTCCACCGTCAAATGTCAGCTATCTGGCATTGTCTAGACAGCTTGGGTGCTGAGTTTTGCAGTGCTGGTACTTGCCGTTGCTGTGAGCGCCACCGGAGCCAGAGAGAGACTCTTCGTCTTCACGAGTTCCTCTCTCGGCTTCGTCCTGAATTCGCAAGTGTCCGGGCGCAATTGTTGACTCGTCGTCCGTGTCCATCGCTTTTTGAAGCGATGCCTGAGCTACAGGCTGAGGAGACATGCCTTCGCATTGCTAATGTGAGCAGTGCTCAACAGCAACCATCTATGCTAGCTGCCATGCCCTCCCAGGTGTCTTCACCACCACCTTCCTTGATGCCTCCACCCTCGCTTGTGGCGGCGGGGACTTCTTCTGGCGTTCTTTGTGGCTATTGTAAATGGCTTGGCCATGACAAGTGGGCTTGCCACAAGAAAAAGCATGACCGGAACAGGAAAGGCCGACGCTCTTCTACTCCACATGCCACTCATTCAGTGTCTGCCGCTGAGCAGGAGATCCTTGCCCTGTTTCGCCGTCTTGCTACCGCAACGCAGACCTCAGCACACGGGACCACTGTTCAGGCTTTTGTTTCTACTCTTACTCCTCATCATCCAG ACCGTCGATGGCACGTCTCTTCCTATTGCTGGATATGGCATTCTCTCTACttcatctttttcatttttttgaaAGAAACTTCATCTTTTTCATGTCCCTTCTGTTTTGCATATTCCTAA
- the LOC136471430 gene encoding aquaporin NIP1-1-like, translating to MAGGGDHNSQTNGGHDQRAMEEGRKEEYADQGCAAMVVSVPFIQKIIAEIFGTYFLMFAGCGAVTINASKNGQITFPGVAIVWGLAVMVMVYAVGHISGAHFNPAVTFAFATSGRFPWRQLPAYVLAQVLGATLASGTLRLLFGGRHEHFPGTLPTGSEVQSLVIEIIITFYLMFVISGVATDNRAIGELAGLAVGATILLNVLIAGPVSGASMNPARSVGPALVSGEYRSIWVYVVGPVVGAVAGAWAYNLIRFTNKPLREITKSTSFLKSMNRMNSASASA from the exons ATGGCCGGAGGCGGCGACCACAACTCCCAGACGAACGGAGGTCACGACCAGAGGGCCATGGAGGAGGGCAGGAAGGAGGAGTACGCTGACCAGGGCTGCGCCGCCATGGTCGTCTCCGTCCCATTCATCCAGAAG ATCATCGCGGAGATCTTCGGCACCTACTTCCTGATGTTCGCGGGTTGCGGCGCGGTGACGATCAACGCGAGCAAGAACGGGCAGATCACGTTCCCGGGGGTGGCCATCGTGTGGGGTCTGGCCGTCATGGTGATGGTGTACGCCGTGGGCCACATCTCCGGCGCGCACTTCAACCCGGCCGTCACCTTCGCCTTCGCCACCAGCGGGCGGTTCCCGTGGCGGCAGCTGCCCGCGTACGTGCTGGCGCAGGTGCTGGGCGCCACGCTGGCGTCGGGCACGCTGCGCCTCTTGTTCGGCGGAAGGCACGAGCACTTCCCCGGCACGCTCCCCACGGGGTCCGAGGTGCAGTCGCTCGTCATCGAGATCATCATCACGTTTTACCTCATGTTCGTCATCTCCGGCGTCGCCACGGACAACAGAGCG ATCGGGGAGCTGGCAGGGCTGGCCGTGGGCGCAACCATCCTGCTTAACGTGCTCATTGCCGG ACCCGTCTCTGGCGCGTCGATGAACCCGGCCCGGAGCGTGGGCCCTGCGCTGGTGAGCGGGGAGTACCGGTCCATCTGGGTGTACGTGGTGGGCCCCGTGGTGGGGGCCGTGGCCGGGGCGTGGGCCTACAACCTGATCCGCTTCACCAACAAGCCCCTCCGCGAGATCACCAAGAGCACCTCCTTCCTCAAGAGCATGAACAGGATGaactccgcctccgcctccgcctga